The sequence CTTGCCCTTTAAAGCAGGAGCTAAGATTCTTGCCTCAAAGCTTAATCTTAGAATCCAGCCTGCTGTGCTTATTAATACGCGTAAATTATATAATAGCTCACCTATGGAGATTAAAACAGATAAGGCAAGAGTAGTGCTTATGGAAGCTTATACGCCTGATTTTAGCGATGAGCATTGGTATGAGAAGCTCCAAAATAGTATGCACGAGGTGTATTTGAAGCACTACCACGAGTTGAATTTATCATAATTTAAGTTAAATGAAGTAAAATCCTAGCTTTTGAAAATAAGGGGTGTTAGCTCAGTTGGGAGAGCGCAACGCTGGCAGCGTTGAGGTCAGGGGTTCGACCCCCCTACACTCCACCATAGAATAAAACAAAAATAAAGGATTAGAAGAGACATGCAAAATTTACATCAAACTTCTGTTATTACCCCCCCCCCCGTATAACTATATAGCTTTATTTCTCACTCTTAATTGTAATCTCGCCTGCCCATATTGTATAAATCTCAACGAAGCCAACGCTACGCGAAAAAGCGTTATGCGCGCGCATATCGAGCCAGAAGAATGGCTAAATTTTATTAATCGCTTAGATATCCGTGATGAAAATGGTGTATGGAGAGATGATATTCCCCTTACACTGCAAGGTGGTGAGCCTACGACTTATAAGGGATTTTACAAGCTTGTAAATGGCATACCCGATAAGTTTAAGCTGGATTTGCTCACTAATTTTATGTTTAATGTAGATGAGTTTATTGATAAGATTCCTGCATACAAATTTACGCGCGATGCCAAATATGCCGCCATTCGCGTGAGCTACCACCCTGGGCAAAATAAAATACAAGATTTGATTGCAAAGCATCACAAAATGCGCGATGCAGGCTTTTATGTGGGCATTTATTCAGTAGCTACGCCAAGCAATTTAGAGCATATTAAAAAAGTGCAAGAAATATGCCTAAAAGAGGGCATTGACTTTCGCTTAAAAGAATATCTAGGCTTTGATGGTAAGGAGTGGTATGGCACTTACAAATATCCTCAAGCTATTGCCCAAAATGTCAATAGATTCTGTGATTGCAAAACTACTGAGCTGCTCATCTCACCTAATGGCAATGTTTATCGCTGCCATTCAGATTTATATGAGTCACGCACGCCTGTTGGCAGTATTTTAAATCCTGATTTTCGCATTGAGGATATTTATCGTCCTTGCTTTGTTTTTGGGCATTGTAATCCTTGTGATATTAAGGTTAAAACTAATCGCCTCCAAGAGTTTGGACACACTTCTGTAGATATTAAGCACATAAGGGATTTAAGCGAGAGTGAAACGCGCGCGCTTGCTATGGGTGATTATGGTTTAGGATTAGAGCATGAGTGATAAGTTTCGCATAGATTCTCACAAACTCATTTTTCACCCACAGCGTGTAAGTGCGTGGCAGCAGGCTTATGGCGATTGGGAAAAAGAAAAGCATATTTATCCCATTTATGTGGAAGTATCCCCCTATGGTGGCTGTAATCACCGCTGCACCTTTTGTGGCGTGGATTATATGGGCTATAAAAGCATTAAGATTGATTTAGAAGTATATGCCAAACGCATTGAAGAGATGGGCAGACTGGGTGTAAAAAGTGTAATGTTTGCAGGGGAGGGCGAGCCATTTTTACATAAAGATTTGCCGCAAATGAGCGCTATAAGCGTGCAAAGTGGCGTTGATGTAGGCATTACTACTAATTTTGTGCTAGCAAG is a genomic window of Helicobacter jaachi containing:
- a CDS encoding radical SAM protein codes for the protein MRAHIEPEEWLNFINRLDIRDENGVWRDDIPLTLQGGEPTTYKGFYKLVNGIPDKFKLDLLTNFMFNVDEFIDKIPAYKFTRDAKYAAIRVSYHPGQNKIQDLIAKHHKMRDAGFYVGIYSVATPSNLEHIKKVQEICLKEGIDFRLKEYLGFDGKEWYGTYKYPQAIAQNVNRFCDCKTTELLISPNGNVYRCHSDLYESRTPVGSILNPDFRIEDIYRPCFVFGHCNPCDIKVKTNRLQEFGHTSVDIKHIRDLSESETRALAMGDYGLGLEHE